A region from the Gemmatimonadota bacterium genome encodes:
- a CDS encoding PTS sugar transporter subunit IIC, whose translation MTIAEWMSLGLLGGVLGLDTVSFPQAMISRPLVACTVAAAFLGQPLAGLFLGALVESFALETLPVGASRYPEWGAASVIGGALVARSPQWHEGTVVLALLATLVTGWFGGWSMVKLRQVNAAWAHQRQDALREGDRRAVTALQVHGLIADLVRGMVVTLLAAALTFPVVAWLDARWSLDAVLTRATLVTIAGIVAGGAAHKVFHGVPRTRWYFLVGGVLGLLAVWSR comes from the coding sequence ATGACGATCGCCGAGTGGATGTCGTTAGGCCTCCTCGGCGGGGTGCTTGGACTCGACACCGTGAGTTTTCCGCAGGCGATGATCTCGCGGCCCCTGGTGGCGTGCACCGTTGCGGCCGCATTTCTTGGCCAGCCGCTTGCCGGCCTCTTCCTCGGGGCGTTGGTGGAGTCGTTTGCGCTCGAGACCCTACCCGTGGGCGCGTCCCGCTATCCGGAGTGGGGCGCGGCGTCCGTGATTGGCGGGGCCCTCGTCGCCCGTTCGCCCCAGTGGCACGAAGGCACCGTCGTCCTGGCCCTGCTCGCGACCCTGGTGACCGGGTGGTTTGGTGGGTGGTCGATGGTGAAGCTGCGGCAGGTCAACGCCGCGTGGGCACACCAGCGACAGGATGCACTGCGGGAGGGCGATCGGCGCGCGGTCACGGCGCTCCAGGTCCATGGGCTCATCGCAGATCTCGTCCGCGGCATGGTCGTCACCCTGCTCGCTGCCGCGTTGACCTTCCCGGTGGTGGCCTGGCTCGACGCGCGCTGGAGCCTGGATGCGGTGCTCACGCGCGCCACCCTGGTTACCATCGCCGGGATCGTCGCCGGCGGCGCGGCACACAAGGTCTTTCACGGAGTCCCGCGGACCCGCTGGTATTTCCTGGTTGGGGGTGTGCTCGGGCTTCTCGCCGTGTGGTCACGATGA
- a CDS encoding PTS system mannose/fructose/sorbose family transporter subunit IID: MSAPAVRLPFRTRAAILVRSLAIQASWNYETLVGAGIGFVIEPALRLLPGGVGGVAYREALARQSQYFNAHPYMASVAVGALARAELDGTPPARIERFRSALCGPLGASGDRLIWAGWLPLSVLFGLLAFGLGAGPGLTLLVFLGTYNLGHLALRVWGLHVGFSRGLQVSQALGTPVLRQGPTWVSRAGALLAGVAIPLAMHRGLGVSGPVDVVLLVGVLAAAALGGLGVARLQGRYEVWKWSVGVLVLLVLFATVVT, from the coding sequence ATGAGTGCCCCCGCCGTTCGCCTCCCGTTCCGGACCAGGGCCGCCATCCTGGTTCGATCCCTCGCGATCCAGGCGTCCTGGAACTACGAGACCCTGGTTGGCGCGGGGATCGGCTTCGTCATCGAGCCCGCGTTGCGGCTCCTGCCGGGCGGGGTCGGCGGGGTGGCATATCGCGAAGCCCTGGCGCGCCAGAGCCAGTACTTCAACGCCCATCCGTACATGGCGTCGGTGGCCGTTGGCGCCCTCGCCCGCGCGGAGCTGGACGGGACCCCGCCGGCCCGGATCGAGCGGTTCCGGTCAGCCCTGTGCGGTCCGCTGGGCGCTTCCGGGGACCGCCTTATCTGGGCAGGCTGGCTGCCCTTGAGCGTCCTGTTCGGTCTGCTCGCATTCGGCTTGGGCGCCGGGCCCGGGCTCACCCTGTTGGTGTTCCTCGGCACCTACAATCTCGGCCACCTTGCGCTGCGGGTCTGGGGATTGCATGTCGGGTTCTCCCGGGGACTCCAGGTTTCACAGGCGCTGGGGACCCCGGTGTTGCGACAAGGTCCGACCTGGGTGAGCCGGGCCGGTGCGTTACTCGCTGGCGTGGCGATCCCCCTGGCGATGCACCGCGGGCTCGGGGTGAGCGGTCCGGTGGACGTGGTGCTGTTGGTGGGGGTGCTGGCCGCGGCTGCGTTAGGCGGCCTGGGGGTGGCCCGCTTGCAGGGGCGCTACGAGGTGTGGAAATGGAGTGTGGGTGTCTTGGTGCTGCTCGTCCTCTTCGCCACGGTGGTCACATGA
- a CDS encoding HPr family phosphocarrier protein has translation MIERALQVTNRNGIHARPAAEIVKVAAKFQSEITMARDDLEVNGKSIMGVMMLAAECGATVLLRAKGPDAEDAVRALGTLFESRFGER, from the coding sequence ATGATCGAACGGGCCCTGCAGGTCACGAACCGCAATGGGATCCACGCGCGTCCGGCCGCCGAGATCGTGAAGGTGGCCGCGAAATTCCAGAGCGAGATCACGATGGCGCGCGACGACCTCGAGGTGAACGGCAAGAGCATCATGGGGGTCATGATGCTCGCCGCGGAATGCGGGGCCACCGTGCTCCTGCGTGCCAAGGGGCCCGATGCCGAGGACGCCGTGAGGGCGCTGGGCACGTTGTTCGAGAGCCGGTTCGGGGAGCGTTAG
- the ptsP gene encoding phosphoenolpyruvate--protein phosphotransferase — protein sequence MERVLNGISASPGIVIGPAHLLRWEVPDVPQRIVPDEDIPAEIARFHEVMTRARERLDAVRDRAARQAGPEEASIFEAQRMILDDAALVSQVESYIRQNLGAEKAFDVVMQEFRQHFARSPVPMLRERVGDLTDVHIRVLSLMLGLGDHDPVDVRKGANAILVTHDLTPSLTVQLDREAIAGIATEAGTRTSHVAILARSLGIPAVVGLRDALQRLRGDETLVLDGSSGMLIVNPSPAEVKTFERRAIIEKQDEAELQKTADAEALTTDGVRIIVRVNVDLPEEAAHASHAGGEGVGLMRTEFLVVGRATMPDEEEQYREYARVVEAFGSHPVVIRTFDIGGDKLPVGGYPHEPNPFLGWRAIRMCLDEPELFKTQLRALLRAGLHGDVRILLPLVVTLDEVRATRVLLREAMAELDARGVAYKRDVPLGVMIETPAAAMAIDTFLDEAEFFSIGTNDLVQYSLAVDRGNANLADRFTPLHPAILRFIRRTAEVAQQAGLEVCVCGEMASEPLLAFVLVGLGIRQLSVNPRSVALVKRIIRGVSASFAAEAADAATSARTAAEAQRELEFRLKAAFGSVTFMWEAVH from the coding sequence GTGGAGCGCGTCCTCAACGGGATCTCGGCCTCGCCTGGCATCGTCATCGGACCGGCGCACCTGCTGCGCTGGGAGGTGCCGGATGTGCCGCAGCGCATCGTCCCCGATGAGGACATTCCGGCGGAGATCGCGCGGTTCCACGAGGTGATGACCCGGGCGCGCGAGCGGCTGGACGCCGTCCGGGACCGCGCCGCGCGGCAGGCGGGGCCCGAGGAAGCGTCGATCTTCGAGGCGCAGCGCATGATCCTCGATGACGCCGCGCTCGTCAGCCAGGTGGAGTCCTATATCCGCCAGAATCTCGGGGCGGAGAAGGCGTTCGACGTGGTGATGCAGGAATTCCGCCAGCACTTCGCGCGGAGCCCTGTCCCCATGCTGCGCGAGCGGGTCGGCGACCTGACGGATGTGCACATCCGCGTGCTGTCGTTGATGTTGGGATTGGGTGACCATGACCCGGTGGATGTGCGCAAGGGCGCCAATGCGATCCTCGTCACCCACGACCTGACGCCCAGCCTCACGGTGCAGCTGGACCGCGAGGCGATCGCCGGCATCGCGACCGAGGCGGGCACGCGCACGTCCCACGTCGCCATCCTCGCCAGGTCGTTAGGCATCCCCGCGGTGGTCGGCCTGCGGGACGCCCTGCAGCGCCTGCGCGGTGATGAGACGCTGGTGCTCGATGGATCAAGCGGGATGCTCATCGTGAACCCCAGTCCCGCGGAGGTGAAGACCTTCGAGCGACGGGCGATTATCGAGAAGCAGGATGAGGCGGAACTGCAGAAGACCGCCGACGCCGAGGCGCTCACGACCGACGGCGTGCGGATCATCGTGCGCGTCAACGTGGACCTGCCGGAAGAGGCGGCCCACGCGTCGCACGCCGGGGGTGAAGGCGTGGGGCTGATGCGCACCGAGTTCCTGGTCGTGGGGCGCGCGACGATGCCGGATGAGGAGGAACAGTACCGCGAATACGCGCGCGTCGTGGAAGCGTTTGGGTCGCATCCGGTGGTGATTCGCACCTTCGATATCGGGGGCGACAAGCTGCCAGTGGGTGGGTATCCGCATGAACCGAACCCCTTCCTCGGCTGGCGCGCCATCCGGATGTGCCTCGACGAGCCGGAACTGTTCAAGACGCAACTGCGCGCGCTGCTGCGGGCCGGACTGCATGGCGATGTCCGGATCCTGCTCCCCCTGGTCGTAACCCTCGACGAAGTGCGTGCCACGCGCGTGCTCCTGCGCGAGGCCATGGCCGAGCTGGACGCGCGGGGCGTCGCCTACAAGCGCGATGTCCCGCTCGGGGTGATGATCGAGACGCCGGCCGCGGCCATGGCCATCGACACCTTCCTCGACGAGGCCGAGTTCTTCAGCATCGGAACCAACGACCTGGTGCAGTACTCGCTCGCCGTCGATCGGGGCAATGCCAATCTGGCCGACCGGTTCACGCCCTTGCATCCGGCCATCCTGCGTTTCATCCGCCGGACCGCCGAGGTGGCGCAGCAGGCAGGGCTGGAAGTGTGCGTCTGCGGCGAGATGGCCTCCGAGCCCCTCCTCGCCTTCGTCCTGGTGGGGCTGGGGATCCGGCAGCTCAGCGTGAATCCGCGCTCCGTGGCGCTGGTCAAGCGGATCATCCGCGGGGTCAGTGCGTCATTCGCCGCCGAGGCGGCCGACGCCGCCACCTCGGCGCGCACCGCTGCCGAAGCGCAGCGTGAGCTGGAGTTCCGGCTGAAGGCGGCCTTCGGGAGTGTCACCTTCATGTGGGAAGCGGTGCACTAG
- a CDS encoding amidohydrolase family protein: MPQARHRLVTSLFVFAGLACAERGAVRESADILVTGGTVVTMDSLRRVLEDGAVAVRGDRIVAVGPTAELQARYTARETIDARRMIVMPGLIDGHGHAGHGLVKSLGMDTGDWYPATEKLYATGSSVDFWRAEAYLTGVERVRFGVTTALTFLGGGDMVMRTDDVRYGNAYMEATDSVGLRFFLAVGPRRPPFPKPYTQWDGDSARPVSVTFERQLEVSEALIQKWNGASNGRLHVAMAFPTHHPEQTPLAGAALDSLVSQARATRELSRKHGLLFTQDGHSRGSVKFAHEVFNVLGPDALLSHATGMTDEEVAIVARTGTKIVHNPSANAAIREPFRLVELLDAGATVMLGSDGVAPDRSYDMFRHMFQAMRYHRAAWRDTKVLPPGKALEMVTIDAARALGIAADVGSLEPGKKADLILIDAYRPHMMPLQMPLYRVAYFANGNDVHTVLVDGRVLMRDRRVLSVNEGRVLDDAQREATLAIKRTGLEGLLQTPEGFWGRSRFP, translated from the coding sequence ATGCCCCAGGCGCGCCACCGTCTTGTCACTTCGCTATTCGTGTTCGCGGGACTCGCGTGCGCCGAGCGCGGCGCCGTTCGCGAGTCGGCCGATATCCTGGTCACCGGCGGCACCGTGGTCACGATGGACTCGCTGCGTCGCGTCCTCGAGGACGGCGCGGTCGCGGTGCGTGGGGATCGCATCGTCGCCGTTGGGCCAACGGCCGAACTCCAGGCGCGATACACGGCCCGCGAGACGATCGACGCGCGGCGCATGATCGTGATGCCGGGGCTGATCGACGGGCATGGCCACGCCGGTCACGGCCTCGTGAAGTCCCTCGGGATGGACACCGGGGACTGGTACCCGGCCACCGAGAAGCTCTACGCCACGGGGAGTTCCGTCGACTTCTGGCGCGCGGAGGCATACCTCACCGGGGTCGAGCGTGTGCGCTTCGGGGTGACGACGGCGCTCACCTTCCTCGGGGGCGGCGACATGGTGATGCGCACAGACGACGTTCGGTACGGCAACGCCTACATGGAGGCGACCGACAGCGTCGGATTGCGATTCTTCCTCGCCGTCGGCCCACGACGCCCACCGTTTCCCAAACCCTACACCCAGTGGGATGGCGACAGTGCGCGTCCCGTCTCGGTCACCTTCGAGCGGCAGCTCGAGGTTTCCGAGGCGCTGATCCAGAAATGGAATGGTGCGTCCAACGGACGCCTCCATGTCGCGATGGCCTTTCCCACGCACCACCCCGAGCAGACGCCGCTCGCCGGTGCGGCGCTCGATTCACTTGTGAGCCAGGCCCGGGCGACCCGCGAGCTGTCGCGCAAGCATGGATTGTTGTTCACGCAGGATGGACACTCGCGCGGGAGCGTGAAGTTCGCGCACGAGGTCTTCAACGTCCTTGGGCCCGACGCCCTGCTCTCCCACGCGACCGGCATGACGGATGAGGAGGTGGCGATTGTCGCGCGGACCGGGACGAAGATCGTGCACAACCCGAGCGCCAATGCGGCCATTCGCGAACCCTTCCGACTCGTTGAGCTGCTGGACGCCGGCGCGACCGTGATGCTCGGCTCCGACGGGGTCGCCCCGGATCGCAGCTACGACATGTTCCGCCACATGTTCCAGGCGATGCGCTACCACCGCGCGGCCTGGCGCGACACCAAGGTCCTGCCGCCGGGGAAGGCGCTGGAGATGGTGACCATCGATGCGGCGCGTGCGCTAGGCATCGCCGCCGACGTGGGATCCCTCGAACCCGGCAAGAAGGCGGACCTCATCCTCATCGACGCCTACCGCCCGCACATGATGCCGTTGCAGATGCCGCTGTACCGCGTCGCGTACTTCGCGAACGGCAACGACGTGCACACCGTGCTCGTGGATGGGCGCGTGCTGATGCGCGACCGACGCGTCCTGTCGGTAAATGAGGGGCGAGTGCTTGACGACGCGCAGCGCGAAGCCACCCTGGCCATCAAGCGCACCGGACTGGAGGGACTCCTGCAAACACCGGAAGGCTTCTGGGGCCGGAGCCGCTTCCCCTAG
- a CDS encoding winged helix-turn-helix transcriptional regulator: MRRQVLLYGLLGGLLIAGLRFVEYRWLIIEYSVEIYGGIVATLFSVVGIWLGLRLTRHRETVVVREVLVPAPAEFTRDEGRIAELGLTPRELEVLELIAQGLSNREIAERVFLSENTVKTHSSRVFEKLDVKRRTQAVQRGKELRLIP, from the coding sequence ATGCGACGACAGGTCCTCCTGTATGGCCTTTTGGGCGGCCTTCTCATCGCCGGGCTGCGCTTCGTCGAGTACCGGTGGCTGATCATCGAGTACTCGGTGGAGATCTACGGTGGCATCGTCGCGACACTCTTTTCCGTGGTCGGGATCTGGTTGGGGCTTCGGCTGACCCGGCACAGGGAGACCGTCGTAGTTCGCGAGGTCCTTGTCCCGGCTCCGGCCGAGTTCACCCGCGACGAAGGCAGGATCGCCGAGCTGGGTTTGACCCCCCGCGAGCTTGAAGTGCTGGAGCTCATTGCGCAGGGGCTGTCCAATCGCGAAATCGCCGAACGGGTGTTTCTGAGCGAGAACACGGTCAAGACGCACTCGAGTCGCGTCTTCGAGAAACTGGACGTCAAACGGCGGACCCAGGCGGTCCAGCGCGGGAAAGAGCTGAGACTGATCCCCTGA
- a CDS encoding DUF4199 domain-containing protein, which produces MRRVVLTFGLIAGGILAASMLLALPFRDQIGLDRAVVVGYTTMVLAFLMIYFGVRSYRDNVAGGSVSFGRAFAVGGLITLVATACYVVTWEFVYFKVTPDYGEAYAAQAIEKARQSGASEAELAATQKQMEEFQIMYDKPLYNAAITFLEPLPVGLLFTLLTAGIMSRRRRDGAGQGALARAG; this is translated from the coding sequence ATGCGTCGTGTCGTTCTCACCTTCGGACTCATCGCCGGCGGCATCCTCGCCGCCTCGATGCTCCTTGCCCTTCCGTTTCGAGACCAGATCGGCCTCGACCGGGCCGTCGTGGTGGGCTACACGACGATGGTGTTGGCCTTTCTGATGATCTACTTCGGCGTCCGCTCCTATCGGGACAATGTGGCCGGTGGGTCCGTGTCGTTCGGGCGAGCGTTTGCGGTAGGCGGGTTGATCACGCTCGTGGCGACGGCGTGCTACGTCGTCACCTGGGAATTTGTGTACTTCAAGGTGACCCCGGATTACGGAGAGGCCTACGCGGCACAGGCGATTGAGAAGGCGCGCCAGTCGGGGGCCTCAGAGGCGGAACTGGCGGCGACTCAGAAGCAGATGGAGGAGTTCCAGATCATGTATGACAAGCCGCTGTACAACGCGGCTATCACCTTCCTGGAGCCGCTCCCCGTCGGCCTGTTGTTCACCCTGTTGACGGCCGGGATCATGAGTCGCCGCCGGCGCGACGGGGCTGGGCAGGGGGCGCTCGCCCGGGCCGGATGA
- a CDS encoding methionine adenosyltransferase has translation MTARTLFTSESVTEGHPDKVADAISDAVLDAILADDPQARVACETLVTTGLAVVAGEITTTTWVDIPAIVRGTIQRIGYTDANYGFDAHTCAVMSTIDKQSPDIAMGVDTGGAGDQGMMFGYATDETPEMMPAAIMLSHHLTKALADHRKSGNLKWLRPDGKAQVTVVYEGDQPVAVDTVVVSTQHDDKVTIEKIRKAITAEIVEPCIPKEWRRQKPTYHINPTGRFVVGGPQGDAGLTGRKIIVDTYGGMGRHGGGAFSGKDPSKVDRSACYAARWVAKNVVAAGLARRCEVQLAYAIGVAEPVSVNVNTFGTGSVSDDAIIAAINETFDLTPRGIGASLDLRKPIYTPTSAYGHFGRPSEKLTYVTRAENGKKSRSVAATSFSWERLDKVAQLKRAVR, from the coding sequence GTGACTGCACGCACCCTGTTTACCTCGGAGTCGGTGACGGAAGGGCATCCCGACAAGGTCGCAGACGCCATTTCGGACGCCGTCCTCGACGCCATCCTGGCCGATGATCCCCAGGCTCGTGTGGCCTGTGAGACCCTGGTCACCACCGGGCTGGCCGTGGTGGCTGGCGAGATCACGACGACCACCTGGGTCGACATCCCGGCCATCGTGCGCGGTACAATCCAGCGCATCGGGTACACCGACGCCAACTACGGCTTTGATGCGCACACCTGTGCCGTCATGAGCACGATCGACAAGCAGTCACCGGATATCGCCATGGGGGTCGACACCGGCGGTGCCGGCGACCAGGGGATGATGTTCGGGTACGCCACCGACGAGACGCCGGAGATGATGCCGGCCGCGATCATGTTGTCGCATCACCTCACCAAGGCGCTGGCCGACCACCGCAAGTCTGGCAACCTCAAGTGGCTGCGGCCGGATGGCAAGGCGCAGGTGACGGTTGTGTACGAGGGTGATCAGCCGGTCGCCGTCGACACCGTCGTTGTCTCCACGCAGCACGACGACAAGGTGACGATCGAGAAGATCCGCAAGGCGATCACTGCGGAGATCGTCGAGCCCTGTATCCCCAAGGAGTGGCGGAGGCAGAAGCCGACGTACCATATCAACCCGACCGGCCGGTTCGTCGTCGGTGGACCGCAGGGCGATGCCGGGTTGACCGGCCGCAAGATCATCGTTGATACCTACGGCGGCATGGGGCGGCACGGCGGCGGCGCCTTCTCCGGTAAGGATCCGTCCAAGGTCGACCGCTCCGCGTGTTATGCCGCGCGTTGGGTGGCCAAGAACGTCGTGGCGGCCGGGCTCGCGCGGCGCTGCGAGGTCCAGCTTGCCTACGCCATTGGCGTGGCCGAACCGGTCAGCGTCAACGTCAACACCTTTGGCACGGGAAGCGTGAGTGACGACGCGATCATCGCGGCGATCAACGAAACGTTCGACCTGACGCCGCGTGGCATCGGTGCCTCGCTCGACCTGCGGAAGCCCATTTACACTCCGACCTCGGCCTATGGCCACTTCGGACGGCCGTCGGAGAAGCTGACGTACGTGACCCGCGCCGAAAATGGCAAGAAGTCCCGGTCCGTGGCGGCTACGTCGTTCTCCTGGGAGCGGCTCGACAAGGTTGCCCAGCTGAAGCGCGCGGTGCGATAG
- a CDS encoding bifunctional nuclease family protein — MEPLVEVVVGRLGLDGSSNTYVVILQERGGDRLLPIWIGQAEAESILLEMNGVRKERPLTHDLCKGLIVGLGAHLDRVEITRVESRTYYAELHLSRAGEVYRVDARPSDSIAIALRTGSPMFASASLLAETEPDGEGGAPDTPVEPGARETGDQLTPEQLKRHLEGLRPEDFGKFRP, encoded by the coding sequence ATGGAGCCGCTCGTTGAAGTTGTGGTTGGTCGCCTCGGGCTCGACGGCTCCTCCAACACCTACGTCGTCATCCTGCAGGAACGGGGAGGAGATCGCCTCCTCCCCATCTGGATTGGGCAGGCGGAGGCGGAGTCGATCCTGCTCGAGATGAACGGCGTTCGAAAGGAGCGGCCGCTCACCCACGACCTGTGCAAGGGCCTCATCGTGGGACTGGGGGCGCATCTCGATCGCGTGGAGATCACCCGCGTGGAATCGCGCACCTACTACGCCGAACTCCACCTCTCGCGTGCCGGCGAAGTGTATCGCGTCGATGCCCGCCCGTCCGACAGTATTGCCATCGCGTTGCGAACAGGCAGCCCGATGTTTGCCTCGGCCTCCCTGCTGGCCGAGACCGAACCCGACGGGGAAGGGGGCGCGCCCGACACACCCGTCGAGCCCGGCGCACGCGAAACGGGAGACCAGCTCACGCCGGAGCAGCTCAAACGACACCTCGAAGGGCTTCGCCCCGAGGACTTTGGCAAGTTCCGCCCGTGA
- a CDS encoding ABC transporter substrate-binding protein — MWRRATAFLTTLVLGAACASGESRRVAGGEVRRLVTLGPSFTEISWLLGAGDRLVGRSRWDRSPEAVQAIAEVGDAIRPNLERIVGARPDLVVLYPAGDNAPAIDALTRAGIPVLALRVDRIADYLHALDTLGTLLGARPRADSIRRALESTLDAVRQLPSPGRRPTVFVPVWMEPPMTVGAGSFISELLTLAGADNIYRHRQEPSFTVAFEDVLRRDADVILASPAARARLREAPPWTTLKAVREERWLTLDTLTMSQPSRHMGDAAAALAAEVRRIVP, encoded by the coding sequence ATGTGGCGACGCGCAACAGCCTTCCTTACGACCCTCGTCCTGGGCGCCGCCTGCGCTTCCGGGGAGAGTCGGCGCGTCGCTGGTGGCGAAGTCCGTCGATTGGTGACCCTCGGTCCCTCGTTTACGGAGATCTCCTGGTTGCTGGGCGCGGGCGATCGCCTGGTCGGCCGATCGCGCTGGGATCGCTCCCCGGAGGCAGTTCAGGCGATCGCCGAGGTCGGCGATGCCATACGTCCGAACCTGGAACGCATCGTGGGGGCGCGCCCCGACCTCGTGGTCCTGTACCCCGCCGGCGACAATGCTCCCGCGATCGACGCGCTGACGCGGGCCGGCATTCCCGTCCTCGCCCTTCGGGTGGATCGCATCGCTGACTACCTCCACGCCCTCGATACGTTAGGCACGCTGCTGGGGGCGCGCCCCCGCGCCGATTCCATCCGACGGGCATTGGAGTCGACCCTGGATGCCGTCCGCCAGTTACCGTCCCCTGGGCGGCGCCCAACGGTTTTTGTACCAGTCTGGATGGAGCCCCCGATGACGGTGGGCGCCGGGAGTTTCATCTCCGAGCTGCTCACGCTGGCCGGCGCAGACAACATCTATCGCCATCGCCAGGAGCCCTCGTTCACCGTGGCGTTCGAGGACGTCCTGCGCCGCGATGCAGACGTCATTCTCGCCTCGCCCGCCGCCCGGGCGCGACTGCGCGAGGCGCCACCGTGGACGACGCTGAAGGCCGTGCGCGAGGAGCGCTGGTTGACACTGGACACCCTGACCATGTCCCAGCCGTCACGGCACATGGGCGATGCCGCGGCTGCGCTGGCGGCCGAGGTGCGGCGGATCGTGCCATGA
- a CDS encoding iron ABC transporter permease — MSGRGSSAGTLLVLVAALLLAVILSLGLGTVRIEAGEVWRALFGAADGSAAVIVRDLRLPRALLAATVGAALGASGAALQVSLRNPLAEPYLLGVSGGAAVGAVTAVTVGVAGLGGIAGFAFLGAMLAVGLVLVLGRGGGSERLLMAGVVTGTFANAVIMVLLSDAGPTAQRGALWWMMGSVAVAQWRDVAFLAVALVLAGGALLHQARALDLLALGPETAASLGVQPERVVQRTFVLASLLAATTVATAGLVGFVGLMVPHLARRWQRHQGVRVTMGVAALLGAILVLLADLIARLARSPAELPLGAITALFGVPFFFWLLRSSR; from the coding sequence ATGAGCGGTCGCGGGTCGTCCGCGGGGACGCTGCTCGTGCTGGTTGCCGCGTTGCTCCTCGCGGTGATTCTCTCGCTTGGCCTTGGCACGGTGCGCATCGAGGCGGGTGAGGTATGGCGCGCACTGTTCGGGGCGGCAGATGGGTCCGCGGCAGTCATCGTCCGCGATCTCCGGTTGCCCCGCGCGTTACTGGCGGCCACGGTTGGAGCGGCGTTAGGCGCCTCCGGGGCGGCGCTCCAGGTCTCGCTGCGGAATCCCCTGGCCGAGCCCTACCTGCTTGGTGTATCCGGCGGGGCTGCCGTGGGTGCGGTCACCGCGGTCACGGTGGGAGTTGCCGGCCTCGGCGGCATTGCCGGATTTGCCTTTCTCGGCGCCATGCTGGCCGTTGGCCTGGTGCTGGTCCTGGGCCGCGGCGGGGGATCCGAGCGATTGCTCATGGCCGGTGTGGTGACAGGGACCTTCGCCAACGCGGTCATCATGGTGCTCCTGTCCGACGCTGGTCCCACGGCGCAGCGTGGCGCGCTGTGGTGGATGATGGGGTCCGTTGCCGTGGCGCAGTGGCGGGACGTGGCCTTCCTCGCCGTGGCGCTCGTGTTGGCCGGTGGTGCCTTGTTGCACCAGGCGCGCGCGCTCGACCTCCTGGCCCTCGGCCCCGAGACGGCCGCCTCGCTTGGGGTGCAGCCGGAGCGCGTGGTGCAGCGGACCTTTGTGCTGGCGTCCCTCCTTGCCGCGACAACCGTCGCGACCGCGGGGCTGGTGGGTTTTGTGGGACTGATGGTGCCGCACCTCGCGCGGCGATGGCAGCGTCACCAGGGCGTCCGCGTGACGATGGGGGTCGCCGCACTTCTGGGCGCGATCCTGGTCCTGCTCGCCGACCTGATCGCGCGACTGGCGCGTTCGCCAGCAGAACTGCCGCTGGGGGCCATCACGGCGTTGTTTGGCGTCCCGTTCTTTTTCTGGCTGCTGCGGAGCTCGCGATGA
- a CDS encoding ABC transporter ATP-binding protein produces the protein MIDLRDVTARYPGAARDVLRSVSLQAPGGQVTAVVGPNGSGKSTVVRALLGRVSVTSGALWLDGQPVDAWSPVDRARRMSVVVQREEPVFPMRVRDYVALGRHPFRSQWATLTAEDDAAIEVAIREADVAPLTERTTDALSGGEWQRVRLARALAQQAQGLVLDEPTTFLDVAHEMACFETLTRLAAQGRAVLVVSHQLNLVARFADHVVLLASGQVVASGQVADVMRGEVLEQVYQWPLVVTRDPAVGAPALVPLRRPR, from the coding sequence ATGATTGACCTGCGCGACGTGACCGCTCGCTACCCTGGCGCCGCACGCGACGTATTGCGTTCGGTGTCCCTCCAAGCGCCCGGCGGACAGGTGACGGCGGTCGTTGGTCCGAACGGGAGCGGCAAGAGCACGGTGGTCCGGGCGCTCCTCGGGCGGGTCTCGGTGACGAGCGGTGCGCTGTGGCTTGACGGACAGCCGGTCGACGCATGGTCGCCAGTGGATCGCGCCCGCCGGATGTCCGTCGTCGTGCAGCGGGAGGAGCCGGTGTTCCCCATGCGCGTGCGCGACTACGTCGCGTTAGGACGTCACCCGTTCCGATCGCAGTGGGCCACCCTGACGGCCGAGGATGACGCGGCTATCGAGGTGGCCATCCGCGAAGCGGACGTGGCCCCGCTCACGGAGCGCACGACGGATGCCCTCTCCGGTGGGGAATGGCAGCGCGTGCGGTTGGCTCGGGCCTTGGCGCAGCAGGCGCAGGGCCTCGTGCTCGACGAACCCACCACCTTCCTGGATGTCGCCCATGAAATGGCCTGTTTCGAGACCCTCACACGGCTCGCCGCGCAGGGGCGCGCGGTCCTCGTGGTAAGCCACCAGCTCAACCTGGTGGCGCGGTTCGCGGACCACGTGGTCTTGCTCGCGTCGGGCCAGGTGGTGGCATCGGGGCAGGTGGCGGACGTGATGCGCGGCGAGGTGCTGGAGCAGGTGTATCAGTGGCCCCTGGTCGTTACCCGGGATCCCGCCGTGGGGGCGCCAGCGCTGGTTCCCCTGCGGCGCCCTCGATAG